One segment of Trichlorobacter ammonificans DNA contains the following:
- a CDS encoding response regulator: MKKVLVVDDSLSVARQLEKILNESGDFTCVGHAKNGAEAIKMNHAENPDIICMDMNMPGMDGLTALRSLVVLDKEVKVVMVTSLGGVGDKFAEALKLGAKNVISKPFEAETVLNVLRAL, from the coding sequence ATGAAGAAGGTGCTCGTGGTGGATGATAGTCTCTCCGTAGCCCGTCAGCTTGAGAAAATTCTGAATGAATCAGGTGATTTTACCTGTGTCGGCCACGCCAAGAACGGTGCTGAGGCCATCAAGATGAATCATGCCGAAAATCCTGACATTATCTGCATGGATATGAACATGCCCGGCATGGACGGCCTGACCGCCCTGCGCAGCCTGGTGGTGCTGGACAAGGAGGTCAAGGTGGTGATGGTCACCTCCCTCGGCGGCGTGGGGGACAAATTCGCCGAAGCCCTGAAGCTGGGGGCAAAGAACGTGATCTCAAAGCCGTTTGAAGCCGAAACGGTCCTGAATGTGCTGAGGGCGCTCTAG
- a CDS encoding chemotaxis protein CheX produces MAVKFFGQYLIEHDLVTSESVLRAIELQERTNLKLGEMAVAMGLITTRDIETAHAAQYSRDMKLGDLLVELGMLTPAQLQDVINHQRATHIYIGEALVKVGALTPEKLEQYLEEFKADQAQYVSDRVELPAWLNTDTILWEAMVDLTYKMITRVIGIQFRPGKFEEVSRIASGRLVAAMDVSGDVAARYLLAVSDGVGKAIARAILKEDDVENEPEEIIEDTVMEFVNIVCGNVVAKASQGGLLLEIAPPVTIRPPANGLPVPDGYRGVLFPIHVSDGETMEMAVFVKTA; encoded by the coding sequence ATGGCCGTTAAATTTTTTGGACAGTACCTGATCGAACATGACCTGGTCACCAGTGAGTCGGTGCTCCGCGCCATTGAGCTGCAGGAGCGGACCAACCTGAAACTGGGGGAGATGGCAGTGGCCATGGGACTGATCACCACCCGCGACATTGAAACCGCCCATGCTGCCCAGTACAGCCGGGACATGAAGCTGGGCGATCTGCTGGTGGAGCTGGGAATGCTCACCCCCGCGCAGTTGCAGGATGTGATCAATCACCAGCGGGCAACCCACATCTATATCGGTGAGGCACTGGTGAAGGTGGGTGCGCTCACGCCGGAGAAGCTGGAGCAGTACCTGGAGGAGTTCAAAGCCGATCAGGCCCAGTACGTTTCCGACCGGGTCGAACTGCCGGCATGGCTGAATACGGATACGATACTGTGGGAAGCGATGGTTGACCTGACCTACAAGATGATCACCCGCGTGATCGGCATCCAGTTCCGTCCCGGCAAGTTCGAGGAGGTGTCCCGCATCGCCTCCGGCCGCCTGGTGGCGGCCATGGATGTGAGCGGCGACGTTGCCGCCCGCTATCTGCTGGCGGTTTCCGACGGGGTGGGCAAGGCCATTGCCCGGGCCATCCTGAAGGAAGATGATGTCGAGAACGAGCCGGAAGAGATTATTGAGGACACCGTGATGGAGTTCGTCAACATCGTCTGCGGCAACGTGGTGGCCAAGGCGTCCCAGGGGGGGCTGCTGCTGGAGATCGCCCCACCGGTGACGATCAGGCCGCCGGCCAACGGTTTGCCGGTGCCGGACGGATACCGCGGCGTGCTGTTCCCGATCCATGTCAGCGACGGAGAAACCATGGAAATGGCTGTTTTTGTCAAGACAGCCTGA
- a CDS encoding peptidylprolyl isomerase — protein MAYPRIVFTVLLAAALMALSVAGVTAADKKPAAAKATEKSKGLPDPVARVNGVAIPAADLNKALTAFKSSPQGAQVPAERESEVQKFLLNQLIAGELMYQLAKTSPLNGQEAKVDEHVKGLKETRFKNEEEFAKALKEQGMTEKDLRELVRRNLVIDAYIEKMIVPKQTVTAAEVQTFYDKNPESFLQPEQMRASHILITVDPKATADERSTARAKINELLKQAQAGADFAKLAQDNSGCPSSKQGGDLGYFSKGQMVKPFEDAAFALKPGEISGVVETQFGFHIIKAVEKKAASKVAFADVKSRIEESLKRRKVGEAVNATLEEARKKAKIEVFLK, from the coding sequence ATGGCATACCCACGCATTGTCTTCACTGTTCTGTTGGCGGCTGCCCTCATGGCACTGTCGGTTGCCGGGGTAACGGCCGCTGACAAGAAGCCGGCCGCGGCCAAGGCCACCGAAAAATCAAAGGGCCTGCCCGACCCGGTTGCCCGGGTCAACGGCGTTGCCATCCCGGCGGCGGACCTGAACAAGGCGCTGACGGCATTCAAGAGTTCTCCCCAGGGCGCCCAGGTACCGGCAGAGCGGGAATCGGAGGTTCAAAAGTTTCTGCTCAACCAGCTAATCGCCGGCGAGTTGATGTACCAGCTGGCCAAAACCAGCCCCCTGAACGGTCAGGAGGCCAAGGTTGACGAGCATGTCAAGGGGCTGAAAGAGACCCGCTTCAAGAATGAGGAGGAGTTTGCCAAGGCGCTGAAGGAACAGGGAATGACCGAAAAGGACCTGCGCGAGCTGGTACGCCGCAACTTGGTCATTGACGCCTATATCGAGAAGATGATCGTCCCCAAGCAGACCGTGACAGCAGCCGAGGTGCAGACCTTTTACGACAAGAACCCGGAGTCCTTCCTCCAGCCGGAACAGATGCGGGCCAGCCACATCCTGATCACGGTTGATCCCAAGGCAACCGCGGACGAACGGAGCACGGCACGGGCAAAGATCAACGAGCTGCTGAAACAGGCCCAGGCCGGTGCCGACTTCGCCAAGCTGGCCCAGGACAACTCCGGTTGCCCCAGCAGCAAGCAGGGGGGCGATCTGGGCTACTTCAGCAAAGGGCAGATGGTGAAGCCGTTCGAGGATGCGGCGTTTGCGTTGAAACCGGGGGAGATCAGCGGCGTTGTGGAAACCCAGTTCGGCTTCCACATCATCAAGGCAGTGGAGAAGAAAGCCGCCAGCAAGGTCGCCTTTGCCGACGTCAAAAGCCGGATCGAAGAATCGCTGAAGCGCCGGAAGGTGGGCGAGGCGGTCAATGCGACCCTTGAGGAGGCACGCAAGAAGGCAAAAATCGAGGTATTCCTGAAGTAA
- a CDS encoding ferritin-like domain-containing protein, with translation MGSKGREIIGMDLNELLGLLQRAYCDEWLAYYQYWLGAKLVKGPMKDAVGAELLVHATEELAHADMVAMRIIQLGGTPITKPEDWYRYTNCGYDAPDDPHVKVLLEQNIKGEQCAISVYKRLMDITRDKDPVTYNMVLTILEQEVEHEEDLQSLLEDYELLVKAIRE, from the coding sequence ATGGGATCAAAAGGACGCGAAATCATCGGCATGGATCTGAATGAACTGCTGGGCCTGTTGCAGCGGGCCTACTGCGACGAATGGCTTGCCTACTACCAGTACTGGCTGGGGGCCAAGCTGGTCAAGGGACCGATGAAGGACGCCGTGGGAGCGGAGCTCCTTGTGCATGCCACCGAGGAGCTGGCCCACGCCGACATGGTGGCCATGCGGATCATTCAACTGGGGGGAACGCCGATAACCAAGCCTGAGGATTGGTACCGGTACACCAACTGCGGGTACGATGCTCCGGACGACCCCCATGTCAAGGTACTGCTGGAGCAGAACATCAAGGGGGAGCAGTGCGCCATCAGCGTCTACAAGCGGCTGATGGACATCACCAGGGACAAGGATCCGGTGACCTACAACATGGTGCTGACCATTCTGGAGCAGGAAGTGGAACACGAGGAGGACCTGCAGTCGCTGCTGGAGGATTACGAATTACTGGTGAAAGCCATCAGGGAGTAG
- a CDS encoding 2-oxoglutarate dehydrogenase E1 component: protein MAQDALTFLAALPETMIEELYGRWLGGEELPADWQRFFAAYRLGQETAGAREECCHNPAMALKHSGVQSLIYRYRDLGHLLACTDPLSPCPVSHPLLELAAFGLDEADLSTRFTTGRHHLQQATLREFLQSMRETYCREIGIEFMHIQDPSERQWLIDRMEPGLNRPRFSTEYRLRIMEMLHRAVLFEAFLHRRFQGQKRFSLEGGEVLIPVLEALADACPGAGIGDLVLGMPHRGRLNVLAHLFGKPYAHIFGEFRESLDQGFVGDGDVKYHKGYSVDRQFGGGSLHLTLTSNPSHLEAVNPVVEGKARARQDRIGQDGAGRVLPVLLHGDAAFAGQGMVAEVLNMSQLQGYHTGGTIHVVLNNQIGFTTLPKDSRSTRYSTDVAKMLACPILHVHGEQPEAAVHAMLLALAYRQSYRKDVVLELICYRRHGHNEGDEPAFTQPVMYRKIAERLPINRIYADRLVEAGVLREQVDALAVTVNRELEQALEAAPPARTVGFRDAWSGFEREYRPVDESTGVAAGQLQELARQLAVLPAGITPHPKVAALLKKREESVVNGSGIDWGTAETLAYASLLQEGSRIRISGQDARRGTFNHRHAAVYDQESGTCVVPLAELATRQGTAFDIFDSCLSENGVLGFEYGYSLENPRGLTVWEAQFGDFANGAQVIIDQFIAAGETKWNRASGLVLLLPHGYEGQGAEHSSARIERYLQLCAKENLLVAIPSTPAQVFHLLRRQVHLPFRKPLVVFTPKSLLRNPSCVSTLAELGEGSRFRELLLTGDPATARRILFCSGKLYHELAGRLAAGRTTDIAVVRLEQLYPLRQDMVRELLADRAAGAECCWVQEEPENMGAWRFVRPLLEELVGPLRYIGREAESCPAVGSHHLHDEQQQAILTEACS, encoded by the coding sequence ATGGCACAGGATGCATTGACGTTTCTCGCGGCGTTGCCGGAGACGATGATTGAGGAGTTGTATGGTCGCTGGCTGGGCGGCGAGGAGCTTCCGGCGGACTGGCAGCGCTTCTTTGCCGCCTACCGCCTGGGACAGGAAACAGCCGGAGCGCGGGAGGAGTGCTGCCACAACCCGGCCATGGCCCTCAAGCATTCGGGGGTGCAGTCGCTGATCTACCGCTACCGCGATCTGGGGCACCTGCTGGCCTGCACCGACCCGCTTTCCCCCTGTCCGGTCTCCCATCCGTTACTGGAGCTTGCTGCCTTCGGGCTTGACGAGGCGGACCTTTCGACCCGCTTCACCACCGGCCGTCACCATCTGCAGCAGGCCACCCTGCGAGAATTCCTGCAGAGCATGCGGGAAACCTACTGCCGCGAGATCGGCATTGAGTTCATGCATATCCAGGACCCGTCCGAGCGGCAATGGCTGATCGACCGGATGGAACCGGGGCTGAACCGTCCCCGCTTTTCGACGGAATACAGGCTGCGGATCATGGAAATGCTGCACCGGGCGGTGCTGTTCGAGGCGTTTCTGCACCGCCGGTTCCAGGGACAGAAGCGGTTTTCCCTGGAAGGAGGCGAGGTGTTGATTCCCGTGCTGGAGGCCCTGGCCGATGCCTGTCCCGGTGCCGGTATCGGTGACCTGGTGCTGGGGATGCCCCACCGGGGCCGGCTGAACGTGCTGGCCCACCTCTTCGGAAAGCCGTACGCGCACATCTTCGGCGAGTTCCGGGAAAGCCTGGACCAGGGGTTCGTGGGGGACGGCGACGTGAAGTACCATAAGGGCTACTCCGTTGACCGGCAGTTCGGCGGCGGCAGCCTCCACCTGACGCTGACCTCCAACCCCAGCCACCTGGAGGCGGTCAACCCGGTGGTGGAGGGGAAGGCCCGGGCCCGTCAGGACCGGATCGGTCAGGACGGCGCCGGCCGGGTGCTGCCGGTGCTGCTCCACGGCGACGCCGCTTTCGCCGGTCAGGGGATGGTGGCGGAAGTGCTGAATATGTCCCAGTTGCAGGGGTACCATACCGGCGGCACCATTCATGTGGTGCTCAACAACCAGATCGGCTTCACCACCCTGCCCAAGGATTCCCGCTCCACCCGCTACTCCACCGACGTGGCCAAGATGCTGGCCTGCCCCATCCTGCACGTGCACGGCGAGCAGCCGGAAGCGGCGGTCCACGCCATGCTGCTGGCCCTGGCCTACCGCCAGTCCTACCGGAAGGATGTGGTGCTGGAGCTGATCTGCTACCGCCGGCACGGCCATAACGAGGGGGATGAGCCGGCCTTCACCCAGCCGGTCATGTACCGGAAGATCGCCGAACGGCTCCCCATTAACCGGATCTACGCCGACCGGCTGGTGGAGGCGGGGGTGCTGCGGGAGCAGGTTGATGCCCTGGCCGTAACCGTCAACCGCGAGCTGGAGCAGGCGTTGGAGGCTGCCCCCCCGGCCCGCACCGTCGGCTTCCGGGATGCCTGGAGCGGTTTCGAGCGGGAGTACCGTCCGGTTGACGAGTCCACCGGCGTTGCCGCCGGTCAGTTGCAGGAACTGGCCCGGCAGCTGGCGGTGCTGCCCGCTGGTATCACGCCCCACCCCAAAGTCGCGGCGCTGCTGAAAAAACGGGAAGAGTCGGTCGTGAACGGCAGTGGTATCGACTGGGGGACCGCTGAGACCCTGGCCTACGCCAGCCTGCTGCAGGAGGGAAGCCGAATCAGGATATCCGGCCAGGACGCCCGGCGGGGTACCTTTAACCACCGCCATGCTGCGGTCTACGACCAGGAAAGCGGCACCTGCGTCGTTCCGCTGGCGGAACTGGCTACTCGGCAGGGAACAGCCTTCGATATCTTCGACAGTTGCCTCTCCGAAAACGGCGTCCTGGGATTCGAGTACGGCTATTCGCTGGAGAATCCCCGCGGTCTCACCGTCTGGGAAGCCCAGTTCGGCGATTTCGCCAACGGCGCCCAAGTGATCATCGACCAGTTCATCGCCGCCGGTGAAACCAAGTGGAACCGGGCCAGCGGTCTGGTGCTGCTACTACCCCACGGCTACGAAGGGCAGGGGGCGGAACACTCCAGCGCCCGGATCGAGCGGTATCTTCAGCTCTGCGCCAAGGAAAACCTGCTGGTGGCGATCCCCAGCACCCCGGCCCAGGTATTCCACCTGCTGCGCCGCCAGGTGCACCTGCCGTTCCGCAAGCCACTGGTGGTGTTCACCCCCAAGTCGCTCTTGCGCAATCCGTCCTGCGTCAGTACCCTGGCTGAGCTGGGGGAGGGGAGCCGTTTCCGGGAACTGCTGCTCACCGGCGATCCGGCGACCGCCCGGCGGATCCTCTTCTGCAGCGGCAAGCTGTACCACGAGCTGGCCGGCCGTCTGGCTGCCGGCCGCACCACGGACATCGCCGTGGTGCGGCTCGAACAGCTCTATCCGCTACGCCAGGATATGGTGCGGGAGCTGCTGGCAGACCGGGCCGCTGGAGCGGAATGCTGCTGGGTACAGGAGGAACCGGAAAACATGGGGGCCTGGCGGTTTGTCCGCCCACTGCTGGAAGAGCTGGTGGGGCCGCTGCGCTACATCGGCCGGGAGGCGGAAAGCTGCCCGGCCGTGGGATCGCACCACCTGCACGACGAGCAGCAGCAAGCGATTCTGACCGAGGCATGTTCCTGA
- a CDS encoding rubrerythrin family protein — protein MSTEKNLAEAFAGESQANRKYLAFAKQADKEGFPQVARLFRAAAEAETVHAHAHLKVLGGIRSTKDNLMEAIGGETHEFKEMYPPMIEAARKEGAAEALRSFTFANAVEKTHAELYQKAFDTLGQAGEQFDYYVCPVCGHTVEKAAPATCEVCGAAGSVFIRIS, from the coding sequence ATGTCCACAGAGAAGAATCTCGCAGAAGCCTTTGCCGGCGAAAGCCAGGCGAACCGCAAATACCTTGCCTTTGCCAAGCAGGCCGACAAAGAGGGCTTTCCCCAGGTTGCCCGTCTGTTCCGTGCCGCTGCAGAGGCGGAAACCGTGCATGCCCATGCCCATCTGAAAGTACTGGGCGGCATCAGGAGCACCAAAGACAACCTGATGGAGGCCATTGGCGGGGAAACCCACGAGTTCAAGGAAATGTATCCGCCGATGATCGAAGCGGCCCGGAAAGAAGGGGCAGCCGAGGCGTTGCGTTCGTTTACCTTTGCCAACGCGGTGGAAAAGACCCATGCCGAACTGTACCAAAAGGCGTTCGACACTCTGGGGCAGGCAGGTGAGCAGTTCGATTATTATGTCTGTCCGGTCTGTGGCCATACCGTGGAAAAGGCCGCACCGGCAACGTGTGAGGTCTGCGGCGCTGCCGGCAGCGTTTTCATCCGGATCAGCTGA